In Kangiella koreensis DSM 16069, a single window of DNA contains:
- the nuoK gene encoding NADH-quinone oxidoreductase subunit NuoK: MSLTHYLMVSAILFSISVVGIIINRKNVITLLMCIELMLLAVNTNFIAFSRYLNDEVGQIFVFFILTVAAAEAAIGLAILVVLFRSNKDIDVEDLRELKG; encoded by the coding sequence ATGAGTTTGACGCATTATTTAATGGTCAGCGCAATATTGTTCTCCATTAGCGTGGTGGGGATCATTATTAATCGTAAGAATGTGATTACCTTGTTGATGTGTATTGAGCTCATGCTTCTGGCAGTCAATACCAACTTCATTGCCTTCTCGCGTTATTTGAATGATGAAGTCGGGCAGATCTTTGTGTTCTTTATTCTGACTGTTGCAGCAGCCGAAGCGGCGATCGGTTTGGCCATTCTGGTGGTCTTGTTCCGTAGCAACAAGGACATTGATGTAGAAGACTTGCGGGAGTTAAAAGGCTGA
- a CDS encoding NADH-quinone oxidoreductase subunit M produces the protein MLEQLPILSLLIWIPIIGGLVIMFGPGDRLLAVSQRIGILLGIITLLLSCWLTWAFATDTAEMQFAETARWIPSLNIRYDLAIDGISLPLIVLTSLIGLLVLISATGSIKKRQSQYFAAVLMMTGLMNGVFAAQDSILFYVLWEAMLIPMFLMIGVWGGENRIYATVKFFLFTFFGSIFMLVALIYMGREADSFAISKLQQLSLSLTEQKWIFFAFLAAFAVKIPMFPVHTWLPDAHVEAPTGGSVILAAIMLKMGGYGFLRFSLPITPDAVAEYAYWLILFSLIAIVYIGLVALAQKDMKKLVAYSSIAHMGFVTLGTFIIVFLTATQAQSMALQGAMIQMISHGLVSGALFFSIGVLYDRMHSRDIADYGGVVNSMPIFAALLMLFILANAGLPGTSGFVGEFFVIIASFQADWRIALVAGLTLILAAAYSLWVYKRVIFGKSANESVARLDDVTKRERLVLFTLAILILALGIYPQPLIEIMQPSLEKIIESATLSKTGGMG, from the coding sequence ATGTTAGAACAATTACCCATCCTCAGTTTATTAATCTGGATACCGATTATCGGTGGCCTGGTGATCATGTTTGGTCCGGGCGATCGCTTACTTGCGGTTAGCCAACGTATTGGTATTCTGCTCGGCATTATTACCTTACTGTTAAGTTGCTGGCTAACGTGGGCATTTGCGACCGATACTGCCGAGATGCAGTTTGCCGAAACGGCACGCTGGATTCCATCGCTTAATATTCGCTATGACCTGGCTATTGATGGGATTTCTCTACCTCTCATTGTATTGACCAGCTTAATTGGTTTACTGGTGCTGATTAGCGCCACGGGGTCGATAAAGAAACGTCAGTCGCAATACTTCGCTGCGGTGTTAATGATGACGGGTCTGATGAATGGGGTATTCGCTGCCCAGGATTCGATTTTGTTCTATGTCCTGTGGGAAGCCATGCTGATCCCGATGTTTTTAATGATTGGGGTGTGGGGTGGGGAAAACCGAATTTACGCTACCGTTAAGTTCTTTCTGTTTACCTTCTTCGGCTCAATCTTCATGTTGGTGGCGTTGATTTATATGGGGCGTGAAGCTGACAGTTTTGCGATTAGTAAATTACAGCAGTTGTCTTTATCCCTGACCGAACAAAAGTGGATTTTCTTTGCCTTCCTGGCTGCATTCGCAGTTAAAATTCCGATGTTTCCAGTGCATACCTGGTTGCCGGATGCTCACGTTGAAGCGCCCACTGGTGGCTCGGTGATTCTGGCAGCGATTATGTTGAAAATGGGCGGCTATGGCTTCTTACGCTTCAGCTTGCCAATCACTCCTGATGCAGTGGCTGAATACGCTTACTGGTTAATTCTCTTTTCATTAATTGCCATTGTCTATATTGGATTAGTAGCGCTGGCACAAAAAGACATGAAAAAGCTGGTCGCCTATTCCTCTATTGCTCACATGGGTTTTGTCACTCTAGGCACCTTCATTATTGTTTTCCTCACTGCAACTCAAGCACAATCAATGGCGCTACAAGGCGCTATGATCCAGATGATTTCTCATGGCCTGGTTTCTGGTGCATTATTCTTTTCAATTGGTGTCTTGTATGACCGTATGCACAGCCGAGATATTGCCGATTACGGAGGTGTGGTGAATTCGATGCCCATATTTGCGGCACTGTTGATGCTGTTTATTCTGGCCAATGCCGGCTTACCCGGAACATCGGGATTTGTGGGTGAGTTCTTTGTCATTATTGCTTCATTCCAGGCCGACTGGAGAATCGCTTTAGTGGCTGGATTAACATTGATTTTGGCGGCTGCTTACAGCCTCTGGGTTTATAAGCGAGTGATTTTCGGTAAGTCAGCAAATGAATCGGTGGCGCGTCTGGACGATGTGACCAAGCGTGAGCGATTGGTGCTGTTTACCCTGGCAATTTTAATTTTAGCATTGGGTATTTACCCGCAACCTCTGATTGAAATAATGCAACCCAGTCTGGAAAAGATTATTGAGTCAGCAACTTTAAGTAAAACCGGAGGTATGGGATGA
- the nuoG gene encoding NADH-quinone oxidoreductase subunit NuoG, whose protein sequence is MISIEVDGRKIEAEEGAMIIEVADANGITIPRFCYHKKLSIAANCRMCLVEVDGVRKPLPACATPISDGMVVKTGSDMAQGAQKSVMEFLLINHPLDCPICDQGGECELQDLAMGCGGDVSRFTEGKRAVFDTDLGPLIETEMTRCIHCTRCVRFGREIAGIREMGATGRGEHMEITTFIEKSVDSEVSGNIIDLCPVGALTAKPSRYRARAWEMTQYDSVSPHDCIGANLHVHTHRNQVIRVVPKDNEAVNEVWLSDRDRYSYEAVTMPDNDNRRLLEPMMKINGEWQPTDWETALEKAASKLNMLAQTDGPEHIGAISSPSATTEEMYLLQKLIRGLGSNNVDHRIRISDYSMQENESLFPELSIELSELEALDACLLVGSDLRKDQPLAALRVRKATRHGQIAIINARKLYNNFNVLHEIEATPDDWLQQVAGVAKYLLDEAMASEDVSADSLGYEGFDVLLKDINVEQAHINIAKMLTKAEKTGVVLGLSALEFSHAATLRMLCRAIAGLSGATFGIMTHGGNSAGAYLAGAIPHRGPGGADVEEGGQTAQQMLSEGKKAFILLKTEIGKEAVNAEQAKASLQASEFVVALSSYTDDEAFEYADIILPIASYLESPGSYVNVNGHWQDFNACVSAPGQAKPAWKVLRVMGNLLELKNFDYVSAQDVMQEVKGRMGAVGDRIKSRWQCPESLPNEGFCPERLNIYQVDCWTRRSKALQKTALAKGQEDLKRPKLSPFHNILGGV, encoded by the coding sequence ATGATTTCGATAGAAGTCGATGGCCGAAAAATTGAAGCCGAAGAAGGTGCAATGATTATCGAAGTGGCGGATGCCAATGGTATCACCATTCCTCGTTTTTGTTATCACAAAAAATTATCCATCGCCGCCAACTGCCGTATGTGTCTGGTCGAAGTTGATGGCGTCCGTAAACCATTACCTGCCTGCGCTACCCCAATCTCTGATGGAATGGTGGTGAAAACCGGCTCCGATATGGCACAGGGTGCGCAAAAATCAGTGATGGAGTTTCTGCTTATTAACCACCCACTGGATTGCCCAATTTGCGATCAGGGTGGCGAGTGTGAGTTGCAGGATTTAGCAATGGGTTGTGGTGGTGATGTGTCACGCTTCACTGAAGGTAAGCGAGCGGTTTTTGATACTGACTTAGGCCCATTAATTGAAACCGAAATGACGCGTTGTATTCACTGTACTCGATGTGTGCGATTTGGCCGTGAAATTGCGGGTATTCGTGAAATGGGTGCTACTGGCCGTGGTGAGCACATGGAAATCACCACCTTTATTGAGAAATCCGTGGACTCGGAAGTATCCGGCAATATTATTGATTTATGCCCAGTTGGTGCATTGACCGCAAAACCTTCTCGCTATCGTGCCAGAGCCTGGGAAATGACTCAGTATGATTCGGTCTCGCCACACGACTGTATCGGCGCCAACTTGCATGTACATACTCACCGTAACCAGGTTATTCGAGTTGTTCCGAAAGATAATGAAGCCGTCAATGAAGTCTGGTTATCGGATCGTGATCGCTATTCTTATGAAGCGGTGACGATGCCGGATAATGACAATCGTCGTTTGCTAGAACCTATGATGAAGATCAATGGCGAGTGGCAGCCAACGGACTGGGAAACGGCTCTCGAAAAAGCGGCCAGTAAATTAAACATGTTGGCGCAAACTGATGGCCCTGAGCATATCGGCGCTATCAGTAGCCCCAGTGCAACTACCGAAGAAATGTATTTGTTACAAAAACTGATCCGTGGGCTGGGTTCAAATAATGTGGACCATCGCATTCGTATCAGCGATTACTCGATGCAGGAAAATGAATCATTGTTCCCGGAGCTGAGTATTGAGCTGTCGGAGCTTGAAGCTTTAGATGCTTGCCTGCTGGTTGGAAGTGACTTACGCAAAGATCAACCATTGGCGGCATTGCGGGTGCGTAAAGCTACCCGGCATGGGCAGATCGCGATCATTAATGCGCGAAAACTGTATAACAACTTCAATGTGCTGCATGAAATTGAAGCGACGCCCGATGATTGGTTGCAACAGGTGGCGGGAGTGGCTAAATATTTACTCGACGAGGCTATGGCCTCTGAGGATGTGTCTGCGGACAGCTTAGGCTACGAAGGCTTCGATGTGTTGCTCAAAGATATTAACGTTGAACAAGCGCATATTAATATCGCAAAGATGCTGACCAAAGCGGAAAAAACTGGCGTGGTCTTGGGTTTGAGCGCGCTGGAGTTTAGCCACGCGGCAACCTTGAGAATGCTTTGTCGCGCAATCGCTGGCTTATCCGGTGCAACTTTTGGCATCATGACTCATGGTGGCAACAGCGCTGGTGCTTATCTGGCCGGCGCGATTCCGCACCGTGGGCCCGGTGGTGCGGATGTGGAAGAGGGTGGCCAGACTGCTCAGCAAATGCTTAGTGAGGGCAAAAAAGCGTTCATTCTACTGAAAACGGAAATAGGCAAAGAAGCGGTCAATGCCGAGCAGGCTAAAGCCAGCTTGCAAGCCAGTGAGTTTGTGGTTGCGCTCAGCAGCTATACCGATGATGAAGCGTTTGAATATGCTGATATTATTTTGCCGATTGCCAGCTACCTCGAAAGTCCTGGCTCTTATGTCAATGTAAACGGACATTGGCAGGATTTTAATGCCTGTGTCAGTGCGCCGGGCCAGGCCAAGCCAGCGTGGAAAGTGTTACGGGTGATGGGTAACTTGCTGGAACTGAAGAACTTTGACTATGTTTCTGCACAGGATGTGATGCAGGAAGTTAAAGGTCGTATGGGTGCCGTAGGTGACCGCATCAAGTCACGCTGGCAGTGTCCTGAAAGCCTGCCAAATGAGGGCTTCTGTCCGGAGCGATTAAATATCTATCAGGTGGATTGTTGGACGCGTCGGTCGAAAGCCCTGCAAAAAACAGCTTTAGCGAAAGGCCAAGAAGATCTGAAGCGCCCAAAACTGAGTCCATTCCATAATATTTTAGGAGGCGTCTGA
- the nuoI gene encoding NADH-quinone oxidoreductase subunit NuoI: protein MSRIRQIFRSYLLTELFRGLRLTWAHMWKRKVTVQYPEEQTPQSPRFRGIHALRRYPNGEERCIACKLCEAVCPAAAITIEAGPRESDGTRRTTRYEIDMFKCIYCGFCEESCPVDSIVETRVFDYHFEKRGDNILTKEQLLAIGDRYEAQIAEDRAKDAKYR from the coding sequence ATGAGTAGAATCCGCCAAATCTTCCGTAGCTACCTGCTAACTGAATTATTCCGTGGCTTAAGGCTCACTTGGGCGCACATGTGGAAAAGAAAGGTTACCGTCCAGTACCCAGAAGAGCAAACACCACAATCCCCACGCTTTAGAGGCATCCATGCTTTGCGTCGTTACCCGAATGGTGAGGAACGTTGCATTGCCTGTAAGTTATGCGAGGCAGTGTGCCCCGCCGCTGCGATAACGATTGAGGCGGGCCCTCGAGAGAGTGATGGTACACGACGCACTACGCGCTATGAAATTGATATGTTTAAGTGTATCTATTGTGGTTTTTGCGAAGAGTCCTGCCCAGTAGATTCGATCGTTGAAACACGAGTTTTCGACTATCACTTTGAGAAACGAGGCGACAATATTTTAACCAAGGAACAATTATTGGCGATCGGTGATCGTTATGAGGCTCAGATTGCTGAGGATAGAGCGAAAGATGCTAAGTACCGATAA
- the nuoN gene encoding NADH-quinone oxidoreductase subunit NuoN produces the protein MTVDLMPMLPEIFLLTATCAVLLIDVFAKDFDRQLTYRLAQLSLLLTGVMVIAQFPDVQYHLYHRHFILDPMAGIVKVSVIALTMVAMMFARPYILQRPILRGEYFILHLFAVLGMMVLAGGGSLLTLYLGLELLSLSLYALVAMHRHSSLSSEAAVKYFVMGAIASGFLLYGMSMVYGVTGKIHITDIASFLETNDASLTLRFGLVFMVVAMAFKFGAVPFQMWVPDVYHGAPTSVTAFIASAPKIAAFALIIRILGYGFEQVLIDWQGMLIIIATLSMVIGNLVALAQENIKRLLAYSAIAHVGYFMLGIIAGNGVGYSASFFYIITYAIMSLGGFGCLIYLAKGKQEVNLISDLKGLGQRSPWGGLLISFLFLSMAGLPPFVGFWAKLEVIRAVLDAELVWLAILAAVMSIVGLFYYLKVVKAIFFDKPENESKLKAERGLRLALGITGMAVVVLGLFPAQLLEVCRQAFQYL, from the coding sequence ATGACAGTTGATTTGATGCCAATGCTGCCGGAAATATTTCTACTGACAGCGACTTGCGCAGTGTTGTTGATTGATGTGTTCGCAAAAGATTTTGATCGTCAGCTAACCTACCGACTGGCACAGCTGAGTTTGCTGCTAACGGGCGTTATGGTAATTGCCCAGTTCCCGGATGTGCAATACCACCTCTATCACAGACATTTTATTCTCGACCCGATGGCGGGGATTGTTAAGGTCAGTGTGATTGCCTTAACCATGGTTGCCATGATGTTCGCACGACCCTACATCTTACAAAGACCAATATTGCGCGGTGAATATTTTATCCTACACTTATTTGCAGTACTGGGCATGATGGTGCTGGCAGGTGGCGGTAGCCTATTAACCCTGTATTTGGGACTTGAGTTACTATCACTAAGTCTTTACGCACTGGTTGCGATGCATCGCCATTCAAGTTTGTCGTCGGAAGCTGCAGTAAAATATTTTGTCATGGGAGCCATAGCTAGCGGCTTCTTGTTGTACGGCATGTCGATGGTTTACGGTGTCACTGGTAAAATTCACATCACTGATATCGCCTCTTTTCTTGAAACTAATGATGCCAGCCTGACTTTGCGTTTTGGCCTGGTTTTCATGGTGGTGGCAATGGCCTTTAAGTTTGGTGCCGTGCCTTTCCAGATGTGGGTGCCGGATGTGTATCATGGTGCGCCAACTTCGGTTACAGCCTTTATAGCGTCTGCTCCTAAAATTGCTGCTTTCGCTCTAATTATTCGAATTTTGGGTTATGGCTTTGAGCAGGTTTTGATTGATTGGCAGGGCATGTTGATCATCATTGCCACTTTGTCGATGGTTATTGGAAACCTGGTTGCGCTGGCGCAGGAGAACATAAAGCGGTTATTGGCCTATTCAGCGATTGCTCATGTGGGTTACTTTATGCTCGGCATCATTGCTGGTAATGGCGTAGGTTATTCCGCCTCATTTTTTTATATCATCACTTACGCAATAATGTCATTAGGTGGCTTCGGTTGCTTGATTTATTTAGCGAAGGGAAAGCAGGAAGTTAATTTAATTAGTGATCTGAAGGGCTTAGGGCAGCGCAGCCCATGGGGCGGTTTGCTAATAAGTTTCCTGTTTCTGTCTATGGCAGGCTTACCCCCTTTTGTTGGTTTCTGGGCAAAACTGGAAGTGATCCGCGCGGTTTTAGACGCTGAACTGGTATGGTTAGCTATCCTGGCCGCAGTGATGTCAATTGTGGGACTCTTCTACTACCTAAAAGTAGTTAAAGCCATATTTTTCGATAAACCAGAAAACGAAAGTAAGCTTAAAGCAGAGCGTGGCTTGCGACTTGCATTGGGTATTACAGGCATGGCAGTCGTGGTTCTTGGCTTGTTTCCAGCACAGTTGCTTGAAGTGTGTCGGCAGGCCTTCCAGTATCTATAG
- the nuoL gene encoding NADH-quinone oxidoreductase subunit L, which yields MSMQTQLLLIVLAPLIGAMLAGLLGKRLGRRLTHRLTIIGVVISFILSLRIFWGFLYGDATPVDMTVYHWASFSDLTIQIGFMIDSLSALMMVVVTFVSLMVHIYSIGYMHDDDGYQRFFSYLSLFTFSMLMLVMANNFLQLFFGWEAVGLVSYLLIGFWYQKESAIFANMKAFLVNRVGDFGFILGIGAIFLLFGTFDYAPIFKSMGQAEEIMQISERSAENALGLMSLDGSFVAWGDTSWPIITFICICLFIGAMGKSAQVPLHVWLPDSMEGPTPISALIHAATMVTAGVFMVARMSPLFEFSETALTMVTIIGAITALFMGLVAIVQNDIKRIIAYSTLSQLGYMVVALGVSAYSAAIFHLFTHAFFKALLFLGAGSVIVALHHEQNIRKMGGLYKRLPLTYWTTLVGTLALIGTPFFAGFYSKDAIIMAASEAQGPAASFAYFAVMAGVVVTALYSMRMLLVVFHGKSSLDEQHLNQLTESPRVITWPLIALAVPSLIIGWFMTKPMLDGDYFAESLMVLTSHDTMQAFRDEFAGAMSFAVHGFMTPVFWLMLAGVMTAVIFVWLKPGWGAAAGKMLSPVNRLLQRKYYFDEVYQKVFAKGSYSLGDMLWQYGDKAVIDDGIVNSGAQTLGRIGQALRKLQSGYLYHYALVMVLGLVGLLLWLILRS from the coding sequence ATGAGCATGCAAACCCAGCTATTATTGATAGTATTAGCGCCTTTAATAGGAGCTATGCTGGCGGGCCTGTTAGGCAAGCGGCTGGGTAGGCGTTTAACGCATCGACTAACCATTATTGGTGTCGTCATTTCCTTCATATTGTCATTACGAATTTTCTGGGGCTTCCTGTACGGTGATGCCACTCCAGTGGATATGACCGTCTATCACTGGGCCAGCTTTTCAGACCTGACGATCCAAATAGGCTTTATGATTGATAGCCTAAGTGCGTTGATGATGGTGGTGGTCACATTCGTCAGCTTGATGGTACATATCTATTCGATAGGTTATATGCACGATGATGATGGCTACCAGCGATTCTTTAGTTACCTGTCATTATTTACTTTCTCAATGCTGATGTTGGTGATGGCCAATAACTTCTTACAACTGTTTTTCGGTTGGGAGGCTGTCGGTCTGGTGTCTTATCTATTGATCGGTTTCTGGTATCAGAAGGAAAGCGCAATTTTCGCCAACATGAAAGCCTTTCTGGTCAATCGGGTTGGTGACTTTGGTTTTATTCTCGGTATTGGCGCAATCTTTTTACTATTCGGCACTTTCGATTATGCACCGATTTTTAAATCCATGGGGCAGGCCGAAGAAATCATGCAGATCAGTGAGCGTAGCGCTGAAAACGCACTGGGACTGATGAGCCTAGACGGTAGCTTTGTAGCATGGGGCGATACCAGCTGGCCAATCATCACCTTTATCTGTATCTGTTTGTTTATCGGCGCGATGGGTAAGTCAGCACAGGTGCCATTGCATGTCTGGTTACCAGATTCGATGGAAGGCCCAACGCCGATTTCTGCTTTGATTCATGCGGCAACCATGGTCACTGCCGGCGTCTTTATGGTGGCGCGCATGTCGCCGCTGTTCGAGTTTTCCGAAACAGCTTTAACCATGGTCACCATAATTGGTGCCATAACCGCGCTATTTATGGGGCTGGTAGCAATAGTGCAGAATGATATCAAGCGCATTATTGCCTATTCGACCTTGTCGCAATTGGGTTACATGGTGGTGGCGCTTGGTGTATCGGCCTATTCGGCAGCCATTTTTCACCTGTTTACTCATGCCTTCTTCAAGGCACTGCTATTCCTGGGTGCTGGCTCGGTTATTGTTGCTCTGCACCATGAGCAGAATATACGCAAAATGGGTGGGCTCTATAAACGATTGCCATTGACTTACTGGACGACTTTGGTAGGCACTTTGGCCTTAATTGGTACGCCTTTCTTTGCCGGCTTTTATTCCAAAGATGCCATCATCATGGCGGCTTCAGAGGCCCAAGGCCCAGCAGCCAGTTTTGCCTACTTTGCGGTGATGGCCGGAGTGGTTGTTACCGCGCTCTACAGTATGCGTATGCTGCTGGTGGTATTCCACGGCAAAAGTAGCCTTGATGAGCAACATTTGAATCAACTGACCGAGTCGCCTCGCGTGATTACCTGGCCCTTGATTGCCTTAGCAGTGCCATCGCTCATAATCGGCTGGTTTATGACTAAGCCAATGTTAGACGGCGACTATTTTGCTGAGTCATTAATGGTACTAACCAGCCACGACACTATGCAGGCGTTCCGCGACGAATTTGCCGGAGCCATGAGCTTTGCGGTGCATGGCTTTATGACGCCAGTGTTCTGGCTGATGTTGGCGGGAGTGATGACTGCGGTGATCTTTGTATGGCTTAAGCCTGGCTGGGGAGCCGCCGCGGGCAAAATGTTGAGTCCAGTAAATCGATTGTTGCAACGTAAATATTATTTTGACGAGGTTTATCAGAAGGTCTTTGCCAAAGGTTCTTATTCGTTAGGCGATATGCTCTGGCAATATGGTGATAAGGCAGTGATTGATGATGGTATCGTCAATAGTGGCGCTCAGACGTTAGGGCGGATTGGTCAAGCGCTACGAAAGTTGCAAAGTGGTTATTTATATCATTATGCGCTGGTGATGGTCCTGGGGTTAGTCGGACTATTACTGTGGCTAATCCTGAGAAGTTGA
- a CDS encoding NADH-quinone oxidoreductase subunit J: protein MTAEQIVFYIFATLTIVSALGVVTVRNSVQAVLCLVLTFFSAAVLWMLLEAEFLAIALVLVYVGAVMVLFLFVVMMLDVDFASLNQGFTRYVPLGILVAIGLLIGLYWVLRGEVFGLEAMPEPVKHGAEHSNVEVLGRLLYTDYFYAFEIAGVILLVAIVAAISLTFRGRRERRGQSVPSQHRASKDERLHIVKMDAEVAEPEESEPEEKGKRKSKRNKKPKGELP, encoded by the coding sequence ATGACCGCTGAGCAGATAGTATTTTACATTTTTGCAACCCTGACCATTGTGTCGGCGCTGGGCGTGGTGACGGTGCGCAATTCGGTGCAGGCGGTGTTGTGTCTGGTTCTGACCTTTTTCTCGGCGGCAGTGTTATGGATGTTGCTGGAAGCTGAATTCCTGGCAATAGCCTTAGTGCTGGTTTATGTCGGTGCGGTAATGGTGCTGTTCCTGTTTGTTGTCATGATGCTAGACGTGGATTTTGCCAGCTTGAATCAGGGCTTTACTCGGTATGTCCCGTTGGGCATTTTAGTGGCGATTGGTTTGTTGATCGGTTTGTATTGGGTATTGCGTGGTGAAGTTTTTGGGTTAGAGGCGATGCCGGAACCTGTCAAGCATGGCGCAGAGCATAGTAATGTTGAAGTGCTGGGCAGACTGCTTTATACCGATTATTTTTATGCGTTTGAAATTGCCGGTGTGATTTTGCTGGTAGCAATTGTTGCTGCGATTTCTTTGACTTTCCGCGGACGTCGCGAACGTCGCGGACAAAGTGTTCCCAGTCAGCATCGAGCGAGTAAAGACGAGCGTTTACATATTGTCAAAATGGACGCTGAGGTTGCAGAACCCGAAGAGAGTGAGCCTGAGGAAAAAGGCAAGCGCAAAAGCAAACGAAATAAAAAACCGAAGGGAGAATTACCATGA
- the nuoH gene encoding NADH-quinone oxidoreductase subunit NuoH yields MIDIIIDALIIGFKINLILLPLILAVAYTTFAERKLIGYMQMRLGPNRVGPKGWLQPIADVIKLLMKEIVIPSGANKTLFLLAPILFIAPSFAAWAVIPFSAEIVLADINVGLLYILAMTSIAVYGVIIAGWASNSKYALIGSLRSASQIISYEIAMGFALVAVLMASGTMNLGDIVMAQDGGFWHWYWIPLLPILVVYWISGVAETNRAPFDLPEGESEIVAGFHVEYAGIGFSLFFLAEYANMILISVLTALFFFGGWLNPFQGIPYLESATDWIPGTIWLLLKAAWFLFMMIWLRATFPRYRYDQVMRLGWKIFIPVTVIWLIILTFMIKAGVSPWFTGRGVL; encoded by the coding sequence ATGATTGATATCATTATAGACGCACTCATTATTGGTTTTAAAATCAACCTGATTTTATTGCCATTAATTTTAGCGGTTGCATACACCACTTTTGCCGAGCGCAAATTGATCGGTTACATGCAGATGCGTTTAGGCCCAAACCGCGTGGGCCCTAAAGGTTGGTTGCAACCAATTGCGGATGTTATAAAGCTGTTGATGAAGGAAATCGTTATTCCTTCAGGGGCCAATAAAACGCTTTTCTTGCTCGCTCCAATACTGTTTATTGCACCGTCTTTTGCTGCCTGGGCGGTGATTCCTTTTAGCGCTGAAATAGTGCTAGCCGATATTAATGTTGGTTTACTTTATATTTTAGCGATGACATCCATCGCGGTTTATGGCGTTATTATTGCCGGCTGGGCTTCAAACTCTAAATATGCACTAATTGGCTCCCTGCGTTCTGCCTCACAAATCATTTCCTACGAAATAGCCATGGGGTTTGCTTTGGTGGCGGTGCTAATGGCGTCAGGCACTATGAACCTGGGCGACATTGTTATGGCACAGGATGGTGGTTTCTGGCACTGGTATTGGATTCCACTGTTGCCCATTCTAGTGGTCTATTGGATTTCGGGAGTGGCTGAAACCAACCGCGCACCTTTTGACCTTCCAGAAGGAGAGTCAGAAATTGTTGCCGGCTTCCATGTGGAATATGCGGGAATTGGGTTCTCCTTATTTTTCCTTGCCGAATACGCCAATATGATTCTTATTTCGGTGCTAACTGCACTATTTTTCTTCGGTGGCTGGCTCAACCCCTTTCAAGGAATACCCTATCTTGAAAGCGCGACAGACTGGATTCCGGGCACAATCTGGTTATTGCTTAAAGCGGCCTGGTTCCTGTTTATGATGATCTGGTTGCGGGCAACTTTCCCTCGTTACCGTTATGATCAGGTGATGCGCTTAGGCTGGAAAATATTCATTCCAGTTACTGTAATTTGGTTAATTATTTTGACCTTTATGATTAAAGCGGGTGTTAGTCCGTGGTTTACTGGGCGGGGTGTGCTATGA
- the rimP gene encoding ribosome maturation factor RimP, with protein sequence MARNAELEKIIRPAVEAAGFEFWGLEHLAQGKHSVLRVFIDHENGISVDNCAEVSHQVSGVLDVEDPIKGLYNLEISSPGMDRPLFNEQQFARYVGEDAEVKLSVPLNGRRKFKGTIEQVEAGVLLLLVDGEVYEINCHQIDKAHLVPKF encoded by the coding sequence ATGGCTAGAAACGCTGAGTTAGAAAAAATAATCCGCCCTGCAGTAGAAGCTGCTGGCTTTGAGTTTTGGGGGTTAGAACACCTCGCTCAAGGAAAGCATTCGGTACTTAGGGTGTTTATTGATCACGAAAATGGTATTTCAGTGGATAATTGCGCTGAGGTAAGCCATCAGGTGAGCGGTGTTTTGGATGTGGAAGACCCAATTAAAGGTCTCTACAATCTGGAAATTTCATCGCCTGGTATGGATCGCCCGCTATTTAATGAGCAACAGTTTGCGCGTTATGTGGGTGAGGATGCTGAGGTGAAGTTGTCAGTGCCATTAAATGGTCGGCGCAAATTTAAAGGGACTATCGAGCAAGTTGAAGCAGGTGTTTTATTGCTTCTGGTCGATGGTGAAGTTTATGAGATCAATTGCCATCAGATAGATAAAGCGCATTTGGTCCCTAAGTTTTAG